The Hevea brasiliensis isolate MT/VB/25A 57/8 chromosome 9, ASM3005281v1, whole genome shotgun sequence nucleotide sequence ACTATGAAAGAGGCTCAAAAATGCTGAATCTGATCCTCATTTTCCTTGTAGCGCTTGTAAATTTCTCTGGGCAGTTCCAATTTCCAGAGAACGATCACAGTGTTATTGTGAGTGGAAAATCATTAAAATCTAATCAAATAAAAGAGGAATAGAAAGATCAAATCATGCAACGAAGCAAACAAAATGCCTTTTTTTCTTCACTttggctctttttttttttcaagtaaaAGTAcatgatttataattaatttttttatttttgtttgtcTATTTTCTGTatctgtgattttttttttttgcaatttaaaaattcaaatattataaaatttatagattttgTAACAAGTTCTTAATTCTAAATATTATTTATTCAACTTTTTCTATTTAGATTTACAAATTAATCATTTATTCCTAACATTTCTTTAATTGAGAATTGCtgttgaataaataaaattaaagtgaattaaattaaattaaattaattataatttataaaaatttaattttttcatttttaaatgaaaacaaataaattaaaatataaataatcagCTGGGGGCTGCGGGTGTGGGTTTTGGCCCAAATCATTAATCACTAGCATGGCCCGCTATGACTTCTCATCTTTCCTTCTTGCCCCGTGACTTATGGcaggaaaaggaaagaaaacatCAACGCAGCAAGACGGGGAAGCCGAGAAAGAAACGCAGGAGAAGAGAATACAAGAGCTACAGAAATGACTCTGGGTCTCATCAATGCGAACCCTGTGGTTCACGCTAAAAAGGAAAGGGTCGCCCGCTCCGAAGATCTTCACTGTGATGACGCTGTTGATCCACTTGAAGTCTATGatatcctttttctttttctgcactttctttctttttttttccttttttcaatTGGGAATTTTAATTGTAGTCGACTCAGTTCAGTGATAATTGATCAATAgtgtttttttattcttttttcttttgttggtttttttttttttttaacaaaaagaaGTGATCTTTGACTGGAACTGCAAATTTTGTAAGGGATATAAGAGATCCAGAGCACCCATATTCACTGGAACAGCTCAGTGTTCTCTCAGAGGAATCGATTACCGTTGATGACAAGCTCGGCCGTATTCTGTGAGTAATTTTTTCTGTTGTTTTTAGTATTGTTACAAAATAACCTTAAATTGAAGATTATGAGTTCCCTTTCTGAAAATTTGAATCAcaaaacttctttttttttttaaaaaaaaaatttcaagagAAGGTCAGGTATGGTAGTGCTTTAAACCCAATAAGTtggttatttgtttatttatgttTCAGGATTACTTTTACTCCTACAATTCAACATTGCAGCATGGCAACAGTTATTGGTCTTTGTCTTAGAGTAAAATTACAAGAATGTTTCCCTCCCCATTATAAGGTCAGTGTTGGTGTTAATTGCTAAATTTGCTATATATCTATCTCTGTGCTCTTATCTGTGCTATGATACATTGGTACTATATCTTTGTTTTGTGGAATGACTAACTTACATTTATCACTTCCTGATATGTTTAGCAGTCTAAGTTGCTGAGCAATTTCCCCATTCATTTCATATTGCATATATAATTGATCATTTACATGCACTTGCTTGCAAAAATTATAGCAATCGATAAATTGGATCAATATGGATGTTATACTTTATAAGTGGACGTAGGGACTTTTTTACAGGTTATTTCTGGGTTGTTGCGGCACACAAGTGCTAATCCAATTGTAAGCCCAAACAGCTTCGCACGGGaggaaaaagttaaaaatattgCATGCCAATGAAATAATAAGCCCTACAGTGAATAACTAATCTGCCATCAGGCAGAATATCATGATGTGTTTGAATTTTCTACGGAGACCAAGTCATTGCAACTTTTCTTTTAGATGCTTGAATATTGATACTTAGTTCCAACGCCAATTTATTTTGGGTTCTTTTTGGCCCTGCATATTTTATGCTTTTTAACCATAGGCATCTCTGCATGTTTGGAAGAACACTCGGGGATAGTAATGCATTTTGatatgaaaatgatattgaataattcataattataaGATATTTTCTGATTCATAAGTTTGATGCTGCTTTTTCCACAGGTTGACATTAAAGTTTCTCCCGGATCTCATGCTGATGAAGAATCTGGTGAAGTTAAACTTGGCATTAATTTTGGTGCTTTTTGTTTTGCTACCTTGTCCATTTATGTTGCCTTCATGCTAGAAAGCATACATGTTAATTTATTCAACTAGTCCAGTTATCACCCTAGAGCATGTTCATACTCGTTCACTAACATATCTCAACCTTGATATTTATGTGAGAGGTATGTAGAGAGTATGGCTTTTGCTCTTTTCATCTCTGTGTGTGTTtgtgccctttttttttttttttttttttctagtattAGGATGCTACATGTGATTGTCCCCTTTATGCTTCTAGTTGATCTCTGTCTAGCGCCCCTAGCTAATACTGTTTCTGCCATTTGTCTTTGGCAGTGAATAAGCAGTTAAACGATAAAGAAAGAGTTGCTGCTGCACTAGAGAATCCGAATCTGCGCCAACTTGTGGATGAGTGCCTTTACTCCAATGAACTTTGATCAAGCACACTCACCTACCTTTAGCAGCT carries:
- the LOC110665016 gene encoding protein AE7-like 1 isoform X1; translation: MTLGLINANPVVHAKKERVARSEDLHCDDAVDPLEVYDFVRDIRDPEHPYSLEQLSVLSEESITVDDKLGRILITFTPTIQHCSMATVIGLCLRVKLQECFPPHYKVDIKVSPGSHADEESGEVKLGINFVNKQLNDKERVAAALENPNLRQLVDECLYSNEL
- the LOC110665016 gene encoding protein AE7-like 1 isoform X2, which produces MTLGLINANPVVHAKKERVARSEDLHCDDAVDPLEVYDFVRDIRDPEHPYSLEQLSVLSEESITVDDKLGRILITFTPTIQHCSMATVIGLCLRVKLQECFPPHYKVDIKVSPGSHADEESVNKQLNDKERVAAALENPNLRQLVDECLYSNEL